Proteins co-encoded in one Armatimonadota bacterium genomic window:
- a CDS encoding Uma2 family endonuclease, whose amino-acid sequence MSVQVKRRRFTVDEYERMALAGILSEDDRVELIEGEIVEMTPIGSRHADVVTRLTMLLARAVGDRALVSVQNPVRLDRYSEPQPDLTVLRPGSYAARHPEPSDVLLLIEVADATGRYDRGVKLPLYARAGVPEVWIVDLQAHAVEQYRAPAPDGYREVTRHRPGDRLAPEALPDLVVSVEAVL is encoded by the coding sequence ATGTCGGTGCAGGTGAAGAGGCGCCGCTTCACGGTCGACGAGTACGAGCGCATGGCGCTGGCCGGCATCCTCTCGGAAGACGATCGGGTGGAGCTGATCGAGGGCGAGATCGTCGAGATGACGCCCATCGGCAGCCGGCATGCGGACGTCGTCACGCGGCTGACCATGCTCCTCGCCAGAGCCGTCGGGGATCGGGCGCTGGTGAGTGTCCAGAACCCGGTGCGCCTGGACCGGTACTCCGAGCCCCAGCCCGACCTGACCGTGCTGCGCCCTGGCTCCTACGCTGCCCGCCACCCGGAGCCGTCAGACGTCCTGCTGCTCATCGAAGTGGCCGACGCGACCGGCCGCTACGACCGTGGGGTCAAGCTCCCGCTGTACGCTCGCGCGGGCGTACCCGAGGTGTGGATCGTCGATCTCCAGGCGCACGCGGTCGAGCAGTACCGCGCACCTGCTCCCGACGGCTACCGCGAGGTGACGCGCCACCGCCCCGGCGACCGGCTGGCTCCCGAGGCGCTGCCCGACCTGGTCGTGTCCGTGGAGGCAGTGCTCTGA
- a CDS encoding PQQ-binding-like beta-propeller repeat protein: MTDRARVADPALRRLGVLLLVVVGCVLAAAQVGAQAPAPAAALWWLGGGNLQRLNFTPKPGGLTAPHVAWRLPFETTASPASVSPPAAADLDGDGRVELVYGEGVRIVALEPPFPRRRWDFSVYDIRGLILMQPAVLDVDGDRRPEVFFAPYQAGGNSTFFRLNSRGQAVWTFPVRAYTSYASPAVADLDGTGRYSVIFADTQGTVYALDAATGRPRWTFPMGGSADMNAAAVVDLDRDGKREIVLGNHGNGQITALDGEGRLRWVYNTGGSIYGVSVDDADGNGEVEIYAADWNGAVHSLTPQGRLRWTYRTPGPVTAYNGLAVADLDRDGTKEVVFGVQNGWVIALSPAGRVVWQFQRRGHISGSVIVADFDRDGQLEVFAGSHSGAVYLLAGRTGAPKWEQQPGGRMAYMGITAEDIDGDGLVEVLINNDEHLYAFSRPPAR; this comes from the coding sequence ATGACCGACCGTGCACGCGTTGCCGACCCCGCGCTGCGACGCCTTGGGGTGTTGCTCCTCGTCGTCGTGGGGTGTGTCCTTGCCGCCGCGCAGGTGGGGGCCCAGGCGCCGGCGCCCGCAGCGGCGCTCTGGTGGTTGGGCGGCGGGAACCTCCAGCGGCTGAACTTCACACCCAAGCCCGGCGGGTTGACCGCGCCCCACGTGGCGTGGCGGTTGCCCTTCGAGACCACGGCCTCGCCCGCATCGGTCTCGCCGCCCGCGGCGGCCGACCTCGACGGCGACGGCCGGGTCGAGCTCGTCTACGGCGAGGGGGTGCGCATCGTCGCCCTGGAGCCGCCGTTTCCGCGGCGCCGGTGGGACTTCTCCGTCTACGATATCCGCGGCCTCATCCTGATGCAGCCGGCGGTGCTCGACGTCGACGGCGACCGCCGGCCCGAGGTCTTCTTCGCACCCTACCAGGCGGGCGGCAACTCGACGTTCTTCCGCCTCAACAGCCGCGGGCAGGCCGTCTGGACCTTCCCGGTGCGGGCCTACACGAGTTACGCCAGCCCGGCCGTCGCCGACCTCGACGGTACAGGGAGATACAGCGTGATCTTCGCCGACACCCAGGGCACGGTCTACGCGCTCGACGCCGCCACCGGCCGGCCGCGCTGGACCTTCCCCATGGGCGGCAGCGCCGACATGAACGCCGCCGCGGTGGTCGACCTCGACCGCGACGGCAAGCGTGAGATCGTCCTCGGCAACCACGGCAACGGCCAGATCACCGCCCTCGACGGCGAAGGCCGCCTCCGGTGGGTCTACAACACCGGCGGCTCGATCTACGGCGTCTCCGTCGACGACGCCGACGGCAACGGCGAGGTCGAGATCTACGCCGCCGACTGGAACGGCGCGGTGCACTCGCTGACGCCCCAGGGCCGGCTGCGCTGGACGTACCGCACGCCCGGGCCCGTGACCGCGTACAACGGGCTGGCCGTCGCCGACCTCGATCGCGACGGGACCAAAGAGGTCGTCTTCGGCGTCCAGAACGGGTGGGTGATCGCGCTGTCGCCCGCGGGGCGCGTCGTCTGGCAGTTCCAGCGCCGGGGGCACATCAGCGGCTCGGTGATCGTGGCCGACTTCGACCGCGATGGTCAGCTCGAGGTCTTCGCGGGCAGCCACAGCGGGGCGGTCTACCTGCTCGCCGGCCGCACCGGCGCGCCCAAGTGGGAGCAGCAGCCCGGCGGCCGCATGGCCTACATGGGGATCACAGCCGAAGACATCGACGGCGACGGGCTGGTGGAGGTCTTGATCAACAACGACGAGCACCTCTACGCCTTCAGCCGACCGCCCGCGCGCTGA
- a CDS encoding TonB family protein: MPVDLTPPRHPGPYRIVVDPPGVVASARALAADARVRLRLVVRADGTVGAAAVAVSSGHAALDAAALDAARAWRFLPARRDGVAIDSVVLLWVLFVGP, encoded by the coding sequence GTGCCGGTCGACCTCACGCCCCCGCGCCATCCCGGGCCCTACCGCATCGTCGTCGACCCCCCCGGTGTCGTTGCTTCGGCGCGCGCTCTGGCCGCCGACGCGCGCGTGCGGCTGCGGCTCGTCGTGCGCGCCGACGGCACCGTCGGCGCCGCGGCCGTCGCCGTGTCGTCGGGCCACGCGGCCCTCGACGCCGCCGCGCTCGACGCGGCGCGCGCCTGGCGGTTCCTGCCCGCGCGCCGCGACGGCGTGGCGATCGACAGCGTGGTGCTGCTCTGGGTGCTGTTCGTCGGCCCGTGA
- a CDS encoding DUF6580 family putative transport protein, with protein MARTLVVLSWSGGKDSVLALVELRKDPERRRKRMQTRWIVIAGLIGAAAATRLLPHPPNVTPIAAMALFGGAHLADRRLALLVPLAAMLASDLVLGLHALLPVVYGAFALIVWIGTRLAGRITPMRVAAATLAGSLLFFVVTNFGVWALGGLYPRTAAGLVAAYVAAIPFFRNTLLGDAAYALLLFGGYALLARGLAAAQGRTQPGRV; from the coding sequence ATGGCCAGGACGCTGGTCGTCCTCTCCTGGAGCGGCGGCAAGGACTCGGTCCTGGCGCTGGTCGAACTGCGAAAGGACCCCGAGAGGAGGAGGAAACGCATGCAGACCCGGTGGATCGTGATCGCGGGGCTGATCGGGGCCGCGGCGGCGACCCGGCTGCTGCCCCACCCGCCCAACGTGACGCCCATCGCCGCCATGGCGCTCTTCGGCGGTGCGCACCTGGCCGACCGGCGGCTGGCGCTCCTCGTGCCGCTGGCCGCCATGCTCGCGAGCGACCTGGTGCTGGGCCTCCACGCCCTGCTGCCGGTCGTCTACGGGGCGTTCGCGCTGATCGTGTGGATCGGCACGCGCCTGGCCGGGCGCATCACGCCAATGCGCGTGGCGGCCGCGACGTTGGCGGGGTCGCTGCTGTTCTTCGTCGTCACCAACTTCGGCGTGTGGGCGCTGGGCGGGCTCTACCCGCGCACGGCGGCCGGGCTCGTGGCGGCGTACGTGGCGGCGATCCCGTTCTTCCGGAACACCCTGCTCGGTGACGCCGCCTACGCGCTGCTGCTGTTTGGCGGCTACGCGCTGCTGGCGCGGGGGCTGGCGGCGGCCCAGGGCCGCACGCAGCCCGGCCGGGTCTGA
- a CDS encoding TonB-dependent receptor, with protein MILARRVAARGAAVLVLMTVLTLPLFAISTGAAQEPPVFELPDVVVPGRRPQPRSATPASVSVVTAAELARLGVRTVGEALAYLPEVYVRGFGGPGALQEISIRGTASAHTLVLLDGVPLNSPAQGLAQLQTIPIDLVERIEVLRGPFSAIYGSGALGGVVNIVTRRAPGTAARAGVGTQGTAHATLAVGWRRERASLRLDAVHDRSQGFRANSDYAGSTLAGRLTFDLDAGRTFSLGLSHFAADQGVPGSTAFPSPLARQLTGRTVVDARWRLDGSAARTLRAWGLVDDITFTDAAFALTTRTRATALGLEGQAVWSRTPAHVLTAGWEVQRHAVDMRSSSPFGSSTLLQDAWVGALYVASDRALGPATLLSTGLRFDLHSVYGSQLNPRLGLVRQLDDRTTLRAAVGRTFRGPSFLLLFFPGCSNPALVPERAWAADVGVERTLAPQLVGRVVAWATAATDLIRSGCPPVNVDRASITGASAELEGRLAPGLAVRAHVTATNGRDATGAPLIRVPAWSAAATLHWTVRPDATLSLLAVYADARADLDFSTFPATPVVLPAYTVLGLRYTVTTPAGTWQVGVDNLLDVAYEPVHGFPAPGRTVFVSYGTRF; from the coding sequence GTGATCCTCGCTCGTCGCGTGGCGGCCCGTGGGGCCGCCGTGCTCGTTTTGATGACTGTCTTGACGCTCCCGCTCTTCGCCATCTCGACGGGCGCCGCGCAGGAACCCCCGGTGTTCGAGCTACCCGACGTCGTCGTGCCCGGCCGGCGCCCGCAGCCCCGCAGCGCCACCCCGGCGAGCGTGTCGGTGGTGACCGCCGCCGAGCTGGCGCGCCTGGGGGTGCGCACCGTGGGCGAGGCGCTGGCCTACCTGCCCGAGGTCTACGTGCGGGGCTTCGGTGGCCCCGGGGCGCTGCAGGAGATCAGTATCCGCGGCACCGCGTCCGCGCATACCCTGGTGCTGCTGGACGGGGTACCCCTCAACAGCCCCGCGCAGGGTCTGGCCCAGCTCCAGACGATCCCCATCGACCTCGTCGAGCGCATCGAGGTGCTGCGCGGGCCGTTCTCCGCCATCTACGGGAGCGGCGCGCTCGGCGGTGTGGTGAACATCGTCACGCGGCGCGCCCCGGGCACCGCGGCGCGCGCTGGCGTCGGGACCCAGGGCACTGCGCACGCGACGCTCGCCGTCGGCTGGCGGCGGGAGCGCGCCAGCCTGCGGCTGGACGCGGTGCACGACCGCAGCCAGGGCTTCCGGGCCAACAGCGACTACGCCGGCTCGACGCTGGCCGGGCGGCTCACCTTCGACCTCGACGCGGGGCGCACGTTCTCGCTGGGCCTGTCGCACTTCGCGGCCGACCAGGGCGTCCCAGGGTCCACGGCGTTCCCCTCGCCGCTGGCCCGGCAGCTGACGGGCCGCACCGTGGTCGATGCGCGCTGGCGCCTCGACGGGTCGGCCGCGCGCACGCTGCGGGCGTGGGGGCTGGTCGACGACATCACGTTCACCGACGCGGCCTTCGCGCTGACCACGCGCACGCGCGCGACCGCCCTCGGCCTCGAGGGGCAGGCGGTGTGGTCGCGCACGCCCGCCCACGTGCTCACCGCCGGCTGGGAAGTCCAGCGCCATGCGGTGGACATGCGGTCCAGCTCGCCGTTTGGCTCCAGCACGCTCCTGCAGGACGCCTGGGTGGGTGCCCTCTACGTCGCAAGCGACCGGGCCCTGGGCCCGGCGACCCTGCTGTCGACCGGCCTCCGGTTCGATCTCCACAGCGTCTACGGCAGCCAGCTCAACCCCCGCCTGGGGCTGGTGCGGCAGCTGGACGACCGCACCACGCTGCGGGCCGCGGTGGGCCGCACGTTTCGCGGGCCGTCGTTCCTGCTGCTCTTCTTCCCGGGGTGCAGCAATCCGGCGCTGGTCCCCGAGCGGGCCTGGGCGGCCGACGTCGGCGTGGAGCGCACGCTCGCGCCGCAGCTCGTAGGGCGGGTCGTGGCCTGGGCCACGGCGGCCACCGATCTGATCCGGTCTGGCTGCCCGCCCGTCAACGTCGACCGCGCGTCGATCACGGGCGCCTCCGCCGAGCTCGAGGGCCGGCTGGCGCCAGGGCTCGCGGTGCGGGCCCACGTCACCGCCACCAACGGCCGCGACGCGACCGGCGCGCCGCTGATCCGCGTCCCGGCCTGGAGCGCCGCCGCCACACTGCACTGGACGGTCCGGCCTGACGCGACGCTGAGCCTGCTGGCGGTCTATGCAGACGCGCGAGCCGACCTCGACTTCTCCACGTTCCCGGCAACGCCTGTCGTGCTGCCGGCCTACACGGTGCTCGGGCTGCGGTACACCGTCACCACGCCCGCCGGCACCTGGCAGGTGGGAGTGGACAACCTGCTGGACGTGGCCTACGAGCCGGTGCACGGCTTTCCGGCGCCCGGCCGCACCGTGTTCGTCTCGTACGGGACGCGGTTCTGA
- a CDS encoding DUF3084 domain-containing protein: MEFGLILLPILIVAGGVIAYVGNAVGRATGRRRLSLFGLRPRHTAQLITVATGVLTTVVTVVAILLASSDARTGLFHLNELREQIRQAEARLEQIKQGDIAYLRAQEVLRDVIDGRRPLEEIQARLDAMRLRAVDLAVAKGIAPDLVSGAVLILDPPNVTWEAIARLVASRRGETIVRIVAAENTLRGEALRVFVMRHDRVLAYRAGTRLGSGVIDARLGRERVGLELLALVDRVTEGAASRLLSPPFARITDPPPTQVDVDEHRRAVTEILRRGGEVRVDVVVRRDVTTEMPLVVGFALRP, translated from the coding sequence GTGGAGTTCGGGCTGATCCTGCTCCCCATCCTGATCGTCGCCGGCGGCGTCATCGCCTACGTCGGCAACGCCGTGGGCCGCGCCACGGGCCGGCGCCGGCTCAGCCTGTTCGGCCTGCGGCCCCGCCACACCGCCCAGCTCATCACCGTGGCGACCGGCGTGCTCACCACCGTCGTGACCGTCGTGGCGATCCTGCTGGCGTCCAGCGACGCGCGCACCGGCCTGTTCCACCTGAACGAGCTGCGCGAGCAGATCCGGCAGGCCGAAGCCCGGCTCGAGCAGATCAAGCAGGGCGACATCGCGTACCTGCGCGCCCAGGAGGTGCTGCGGGACGTCATCGACGGCCGGCGGCCCCTGGAAGAGATCCAGGCGCGGCTGGACGCCATGCGCCTGCGCGCCGTGGACCTGGCGGTGGCCAAGGGGATCGCGCCCGATCTGGTGAGCGGCGCGGTGCTGATCCTCGACCCGCCCAACGTCACCTGGGAGGCGATCGCCCGCCTGGTGGCCAGCCGCCGCGGCGAGACCATCGTGCGCATCGTCGCCGCCGAGAACACGCTGCGGGGTGAGGCGCTGCGCGTCTTCGTCATGCGCCACGATCGCGTCCTGGCCTACCGGGCCGGCACCCGCCTGGGCAGCGGGGTGATCGACGCGCGACTCGGACGGGAGCGGGTGGGGCTCGAACTCCTCGCCCTGGTGGACCGGGTGACCGAGGGGGCCGCGTCGCGGCTGCTGTCGCCGCCGTTTGCCCGCATCACCGATCCGCCCCCGACGCAGGTGGACGTCGACGAGCACCGCCGGGCCGTCACCGAGATCCTGCGGCGCGGCGGCGAGGTGCGGGTCGACGTGGTCGTCCGGCGCGACGTGACCACCGAGATGCCGCTCGTCGTGGGCTTTGCGCTGCGGCCCTGA
- a CDS encoding glycosyltransferase family 39 protein — translation MAVTLAALALFSYGLGTGSLWDQDEARYTQVAVEILATGDWWTLRWNGEPWFVHPPLFMWLQAATARLVGWHEATARWWSAVSQAGVVSVTFLLGRLLYDARTGWLAAGVTATMLQVVVQARLAVFDPTLVLGMLAAFYMGLVAQATGGRGAQLWAWAWAGLATAAKGPVGLLLPAVALVVLGARSGRLRCWRASLVGGPLLYAAIGLPWYLVETVRHGWAFLRPVVGYYLITRFVGVVEEQPGPWWYYAPVLAAGAFPWTAFVPAALVHLARRRAPSDRVVLLWVGLVVLFYSVAGTKLPNYVLPVYPLLAVGIARFWLDAADNAPGSGRLVRISVALLVGTAAFLVAGALVFGLRQYPTETAALRAALTPALGVLAAGPLGAAALAAAGRRQAALGALLLTLVVAVPVIVHGTLPAVEQHRPIPRLAARLRVLMHPGDGLAAVQMRTAPSLVYYAGRPVQFLATRHDLAQALCRHPRLFLVVPEGVYRAWFASGLPPRVRAVGREGTLFLLRKDGPAPCAGAPSGAPRRP, via the coding sequence GTGGCCGTGACCCTGGCGGCGCTTGCGCTCTTCAGCTACGGGCTCGGTACGGGCAGCCTGTGGGATCAGGACGAGGCCAGGTACACGCAGGTCGCCGTGGAGATCCTCGCCACCGGCGATTGGTGGACCCTGCGGTGGAACGGCGAGCCCTGGTTCGTGCACCCACCGTTGTTCATGTGGCTGCAGGCCGCCACCGCACGGCTGGTGGGGTGGCACGAGGCGACCGCGCGCTGGTGGTCGGCCGTCTCCCAGGCCGGGGTCGTGAGCGTGACCTTCCTGCTGGGTCGGCTGCTCTACGACGCGCGCACGGGGTGGCTGGCCGCAGGCGTGACGGCCACCATGCTCCAGGTGGTCGTGCAGGCGCGGCTGGCGGTCTTCGACCCAACGCTGGTGCTGGGCATGCTGGCTGCCTTCTACATGGGCCTGGTCGCCCAGGCCACGGGCGGGCGCGGCGCCCAGCTCTGGGCGTGGGCGTGGGCCGGGCTTGCGACCGCGGCCAAGGGACCGGTCGGCCTGCTGCTGCCCGCCGTGGCCCTTGTGGTGCTGGGGGCGCGCAGCGGTCGACTGCGGTGCTGGCGGGCGTCGCTCGTCGGGGGGCCGCTGCTCTACGCCGCAATCGGTCTGCCCTGGTACCTCGTCGAGACCGTCCGGCACGGTTGGGCGTTCCTGCGGCCGGTGGTGGGCTACTACCTGATCACACGCTTCGTCGGCGTGGTCGAGGAGCAGCCGGGCCCGTGGTGGTACTACGCGCCGGTGCTGGCCGCTGGCGCCTTCCCCTGGACGGCGTTCGTGCCCGCGGCGCTCGTCCACCTGGCGCGCCGCAGGGCGCCGTCGGATCGCGTGGTCCTGCTGTGGGTGGGCCTGGTGGTGCTCTTTTACTCGGTCGCGGGCACGAAGCTGCCCAACTACGTCCTTCCCGTCTATCCCCTGCTGGCGGTGGGGATCGCCCGCTTCTGGCTCGATGCGGCCGACAATGCGCCGGGGAGCGGGCGCCTCGTTCGGATCTCTGTCGCGCTGCTGGTTGGCACCGCCGCGTTCCTGGTCGCCGGTGCGCTGGTCTTCGGGCTCCGACAGTACCCGACCGAGACCGCGGCCCTGCGCGCAGCACTCACGCCCGCCCTGGGGGTGCTCGCGGCCGGCCCGCTCGGCGCGGCGGCCCTGGCCGCGGCGGGGCGCCGACAGGCCGCGCTCGGCGCGCTGCTGCTCACGCTGGTGGTGGCGGTGCCCGTCATCGTGCACGGCACGCTGCCGGCGGTCGAGCAGCACCGCCCGATCCCTCGCCTGGCGGCGCGCCTGCGCGTCCTGATGCACCCGGGCGACGGGCTCGCCGCCGTCCAGATGCGCACGGCGCCCTCGCTCGTCTACTATGCCGGCCGGCCCGTGCAGTTCCTGGCCACGCGCCACGACCTGGCGCAGGCCCTGTGCCGCCATCCCCGGCTGTTCCTCGTCGTGCCCGAGGGCGTCTATCGCGCGTGGTTCGCCAGCGGGCTGCCCCCGCGCGTGCGGGCCGTCGGCCGGGAGGGAACGCTGTTCCTCTTGCGGAAGGACGGCCCGGCGCCCTGCGCCGGCGCACCGTCCGGTGCCCCACGGCGACCGTGA
- a CDS encoding LptF/LptG family permease: protein MRRLDRYILREVGGVFAFGVGLFTALLALNHVFFLARVAADVGASWRAVVALLALRVPYFVTYSLPMAMLLATLLAVGRLSDRNEVTAMRTSGWSLGRVALPVLAAAVVVAGGALVANEWVVPASESRYRALLAEVVRAPRRQVQEHVVFREPVDGLESLFYARALDPVEGTMRAVVIVQLAGARPVRVIEAEEARYDPQRGWTLRRGVLHLFTPDGAIATRFQDLRVRLARTPPQLAAVRRDPAEMTIRELREQLARLRTTGENVARYAVHLHARVALPLSAAIFALLAVPLGLRPHRSGRSVGLGLTVLILLVYYFGLSLTITLGERGRLGAFWAAWTPNLVAGAAGALLLWRAR, encoded by the coding sequence GTGCGGCGGCTGGACCGCTACATCCTCCGCGAGGTGGGCGGCGTCTTCGCCTTCGGCGTCGGGCTGTTCACCGCGCTGCTCGCCCTCAACCACGTGTTCTTCCTGGCCCGGGTGGCCGCCGACGTGGGCGCCTCGTGGCGCGCCGTGGTCGCCCTGCTCGCCCTGCGGGTGCCGTACTTCGTGACCTACAGCCTGCCCATGGCCATGCTGCTCGCGACCCTGCTCGCCGTCGGCCGGCTGTCCGACCGGAACGAGGTCACGGCCATGCGCACGAGTGGCTGGAGCCTCGGCCGCGTGGCGCTGCCGGTGCTGGCCGCCGCGGTGGTCGTGGCCGGGGGGGCGCTGGTCGCCAACGAGTGGGTGGTGCCCGCCAGCGAGAGCCGCTACCGCGCGCTGCTGGCCGAGGTCGTCCGCGCCCCGCGCCGGCAGGTGCAGGAGCACGTGGTCTTCCGCGAGCCCGTCGACGGCCTGGAATCGCTGTTCTACGCCCGGGCGCTGGACCCGGTGGAGGGCACGATGCGCGCGGTCGTGATCGTGCAACTGGCCGGTGCGCGGCCGGTGCGCGTGATCGAGGCCGAGGAGGCCCGCTACGACCCGCAGCGGGGCTGGACATTGCGCCGCGGCGTGCTCCACCTGTTCACCCCCGACGGCGCCATCGCCACGCGCTTCCAGGACCTGCGGGTGCGCCTTGCGCGCACCCCGCCTCAGCTGGCGGCGGTCCGCCGCGATCCCGCCGAGATGACCATCCGCGAGTTACGGGAGCAACTCGCACGGCTGCGCACGACCGGCGAGAACGTGGCCCGCTACGCCGTGCACCTGCATGCGCGGGTGGCGCTGCCGCTGTCGGCCGCGATCTTCGCCCTGCTGGCAGTGCCCCTGGGGCTGCGGCCCCATCGCTCGGGCCGCTCGGTGGGCCTGGGACTGACGGTCCTCATCCTGCTGGTGTACTACTTCGGCCTGTCCCTCACGATCACGCTCGGCGAGCGCGGGCGGCTCGGGGCCTTCTGGGCGGCGTGGACGCCCAACCTGGTCGCCGGCGCCGCCGGCGCGCTGTTGCTGTGGCGGGCGCGCTGA